A single window of Salvia splendens isolate huo1 chromosome 8, SspV2, whole genome shotgun sequence DNA harbors:
- the LOC121743363 gene encoding pectin acetylesterase 8-like — protein MIIYMPIILENHSSTSLTLQPHQVLTILSTSPSPTNRSLNLHKMWKLHCMIICLMAACLLASSLNVSFTEVANATQRRAVCMDGSPAGYYYSAGSGDGAKNWLLFLMGGGWCDNVDDCQSKLNQSLGSSRSMPFTKFSDILSPDSQINPDFYNWNRIFVAYCDQSSFLGDTEFDGQGPKLQFRGSRIFDTVVDDLLAKGMGIGENAILSGISAGGLATILHCDGFRARLPDVGRVKCLSDGGFFFRGENVLNADYREKYFASVITLHNISSLLPVTCTERIDPSLCFFPENLVRDIQTPIFILDSAFDAYQVRLRLVPPLSDDRIRWDLCLGNISTCTSTDKQLITDFGGAFLKAVREISNNPTIGMFIHACLIHTVLIDGRFWTPNSTIKLGNLSIQEAFANWYFDREPVRLITTANFLEICTKKKML, from the exons ATGATTATTTATATGCCCATAATTTTGGAGAATCACTCTTCAACCTCACTCACTCTTCAACCTCACCAAGTCCTAACCATTCTCTCAACCTCACCAAGTCCTACTAACCGTTCTCTCAACCTCCATAAG ATGTGGAAGCTTCACTGCATGATCATTTgcttaatggctgcatgcctTCTTGCAAGCAGCCTCAATGTTTCATTCACTGAAGTTGCTAACGCAACTCAAAGACGAGCAG TGTGTATGGACGGCTCACCGGCTGGCTACTATTACTCGGCCGGGTCAGGAGACGGGGCCAAGAATTGGCTCCTCTTTCTCATG gGAGGTGGATGGTGTGATAACGTTGATGATTGCCAAAGCAAACTGAATCAATCTTTAGGCAGTAGCAGATCCATGCCATTTACAAAATTCTCAGACATTCTTAGCCCAGATAGCCAAATCAACCCgg ATTTCTATAATTGGAATAGGATTTTCGTGGCCTATTGTGACCAATCATCATTCCTCGGTGACACCGAGTTTGATGGCCAA GGACCGAAACTTCAATTTCGAGGATCCAGGATTTTTGATACGGTTGTTGACGACCTTTTGGCTAAAGGGATGGGCATTGGAGAGAAT GCTATTCTTTCCGGTATATCGGCGGGGGGGCTTGCGACTATCTTACATTGTGACGGCTTTCGAGCACGTCTCCCCGATGTGGGCAGAGTGAAATGCCTCTCGGATGGGGGATTTTTCTTTCGAGG AGAGAATGTCCTTAATGCCGACTACAGAGAGAAATATTTTGCCTCCGTAATTACACTCCAT AATATATCCAGCCTCCTTCCCGTGACATGCACTGAGAGAATAGATCCGAGTTTG TGTTTCTTCCCCGAAAATCTAGTAAGAGACATTCAAACTCCAATCTTTATATTGGATAGTGCATTTGATGCATATCAG GTGAGATTACGTTTGGTACCTCCACTTTCTGATGACCGCATAAGATGGGATTTGTGCTTGGGGAATATCAGTACTTGTACAAGTACGGATAAACAATTAATAACTG ATTTTGGGGGTGCATTTTTAAAAGCCGTTAGAGAGATCTCAAATAATCCAACAATAGGCATGTTTATACATGCATGCCTCATTCACACTGTCTTAATTGATGGACGTTTTTGGACCCCCAATTCAACCATCAAATTGGGAAATTTG AGCATACAAGAGGCCTTTGCAAATTGGTACTTTGACAGAGAACCAGTTAGACTTATTACTACTGCTAATTTTTTAGAGATATGTACTAAGAAAAAAATGTTATGA